In a single window of the uncultured Dysgonomonas sp. genome:
- a CDS encoding N-6 DNA methylase, translating into MAYNKKAHLRDNIEAIRIAFALDREKRQATNAEKEKLAAYSGFGGIKAVLNPAAKPEDMAHWKASEHDLFSLVTELHQVLRDGAKDDAEYKRYISSLKNSVLTAFYTPKPVVDALTLALNNNGIKPVRFLEPSAGAGAFISSFKETVPDAEVTAFEKDLLTGKILSHLHPQDKIRIEGYEKMEGRYAQHYDVIASNIPFGDVAVFDPLLSKHEIPAVSQSTKAIHNYFFTKSVMAAREGGLIAFITSQGVLNSEQNKPIREHLMNSCNVVSAIRLPNNLFTEEAGTEVGSDLIILQRKNSTILPTQRQQDFIESRKLSNGIFVNNLFKDFDRVVQTDVKVGTDPYGKPAMEFTHSGGTEAIAATLYRMLNEDFSKYLDLEHYLSHAPQNQEQQTIVTPIEKISVSDMVELSPKSAYEPTLEDLVHFYPFGEARNRKVWAELSEQDKKAVVEPRINSPKEETKVVPETKKDTIIKDEASGLFVNTDTGEVIEQQKVSPPDIQQQPIVTLYDLFGFSAEERSQIKQPKRSRRRMPMPQQKGVQAKSPSTTKPTETPEQRTERLEKERAERLKPIPMPIPENGLPKHYKNGSLVTDTDNRIGYLRDIDGHQPMFHPLELSPSQQKQASLYIEIRDTYNHLYNNEADTLKENPALRQMLNRLYDDFTQKFGNLNDAKNLDLIKMDAAGREILSLERYREGKAIKADIFERPVAFNSDEISKVDNAYEALVSSLNKYGTVNLDHMVSLTNNTQEGILDELKGKIYFNPLVGGYEVADKFVSGNVISKVDEVQNFIDRNPDHEAARESLTALQDAIPKPIAFDDLDFNFGERWIPSGIYAAFASYLFETDVNIHYAPSRDEFSINSDTKNAKIKDQYAVKGESRTFDGIALMRHALHDTTPDITKTIRVDGKETKVRDGEAIQLANTKIDEMRNGFSDWLREQTSEFKDRLADLYNRTFNCFVRPEYDGSHQTFPGLDLKGLGILDLYKSQKDAIWMLKLNGGGIIDHEVGGGKTLIMCCGAMEMKRLGLVNKPLITGLKANVHEIAQTFCTAYPDAKVLYPGKEDFTPQNRNRIFNEMKNNNWDAVILTHEQFGMIPQSPEIQRSILQAELDSVEENLDVLRSQGKEVSRGMLKGCEKRKANLETKLEGIAHQIENRKDNMSDFRMIGIDHLFVDESHKFKNLTFTTRHDRVAGLGNTEGSQRALNMLFALRTIQERTGKDLGATYSSGTTISNSLTELYLLFKYLRPKELERQGINTFDAWAAIFAKKTKDYEFSVTNQIVQKERFRYFIKVPELASFYSEITDYRTAQDIGIDRPDKNEILHNIPPTPDQQEFIGKLMEFAKTGDATLLGREPLSEREEKAKMLIATDYARKMSLDMRMIDPDTYGDHVDNKASHCAASIADYYKKYDAQKGTQFVFSDLGTYKPGQWSPYTEIKRKLVEDYGIPASEVRFIQEAGSEKARKAMIKDMNEGKIRVMFGSTEMLGTGVNAQKRAVAIHHLDAPWRPSDLEQRDGRAIRKGNEIAKLYADNKVDVKIYAVEKSLDAYKFGLLHNKQLFIKQLKNNNLGTRTIDEGSLDEKSGMNFSEYVAILSGNTELLEKARIEKRIAALESERQAFVRGKSSSRYKLENIMQTVESNKGYVDRISKDVEAFNSKVQIAPDGTRLNPVKLDGFQATDPIAIGKKLNEISDKARTHGAHEKIGSLYGFDLLVKSETTNKDGYDLVQNRFFVRGEGQILYNYNYGSLAADPKTASLNFLNALDSMPKLLEKYQTDTDKRMLDVPVLRQVVESIWSKENDLKDLKTELTALERKIELSLKPIEQSEGQENTSEKNQAQSQNSPKSAVVQDTPMPNTLQGVKEVMGDRFVIASVGSSPPKEEKRGLKL; encoded by the coding sequence ATGGCTTATAACAAGAAAGCCCACCTTCGGGACAATATCGAAGCGATCCGCATTGCATTCGCTCTCGATAGAGAAAAAAGACAGGCTACCAATGCTGAAAAAGAAAAGCTGGCAGCCTATTCTGGTTTTGGTGGGATAAAAGCCGTGTTGAATCCCGCCGCCAAACCGGAAGATATGGCCCATTGGAAAGCCTCTGAACATGATCTGTTTTCACTCGTAACCGAATTACATCAAGTGTTACGGGATGGAGCAAAAGACGATGCCGAGTACAAACGCTATATCAGTTCGCTGAAAAATTCAGTGCTGACTGCTTTTTATACGCCAAAGCCTGTTGTCGATGCTTTGACACTGGCTTTGAATAACAACGGTATCAAACCTGTGCGATTTCTCGAACCTAGTGCCGGAGCAGGAGCATTTATATCCTCGTTCAAAGAAACCGTGCCGGATGCTGAGGTTACAGCCTTTGAAAAAGACCTGCTGACAGGTAAGATTCTCTCACACCTGCATCCGCAAGATAAAATACGGATCGAGGGTTACGAAAAAATGGAAGGACGATATGCACAGCATTATGATGTGATAGCATCCAATATTCCTTTCGGGGATGTCGCTGTATTTGATCCCTTACTTTCCAAGCATGAGATACCCGCAGTCAGTCAATCAACGAAGGCAATCCACAATTATTTTTTTACCAAAAGTGTGATGGCTGCACGCGAGGGTGGATTAATAGCCTTTATCACTTCGCAGGGCGTTCTCAACTCGGAACAGAACAAGCCAATCCGTGAACACCTGATGAATAGTTGCAATGTCGTATCGGCTATCCGTTTACCCAATAACTTATTTACAGAAGAAGCAGGAACAGAGGTCGGCAGTGATTTGATTATCCTGCAACGCAAGAATTCAACGATCTTGCCAACCCAAAGGCAGCAAGATTTTATTGAATCCCGCAAACTATCCAACGGTATATTCGTAAATAATCTCTTCAAAGACTTCGACAGGGTGGTACAAACGGATGTAAAAGTAGGTACAGATCCTTACGGCAAACCTGCAATGGAATTTACCCACTCCGGCGGAACAGAAGCCATTGCAGCAACACTATACCGGATGCTGAATGAAGATTTTTCCAAATACCTCGATCTGGAGCACTACTTATCTCATGCTCCCCAAAATCAAGAACAACAAACTATTGTAACTCCGATAGAAAAAATCTCCGTTTCGGATATGGTGGAGCTAAGCCCCAAATCAGCTTATGAACCTACCCTCGAAGATTTAGTCCATTTCTATCCTTTTGGAGAAGCCAGAAACCGAAAGGTATGGGCTGAACTGTCCGAGCAGGACAAAAAAGCAGTTGTGGAGCCACGTATTAACTCTCCAAAAGAAGAGACGAAAGTTGTACCTGAAACAAAAAAAGATACAATCATCAAGGATGAAGCCAGTGGCTTGTTTGTAAATACAGACACAGGAGAAGTTATAGAACAACAGAAAGTATCGCCTCCTGATATCCAGCAACAGCCGATTGTTACCTTATACGACCTGTTTGGCTTTTCTGCCGAAGAACGTTCACAGATTAAACAGCCCAAACGTTCCCGTCGTCGTATGCCTATGCCACAACAAAAGGGAGTACAAGCTAAAAGTCCGTCAACAACTAAGCCGACCGAAACACCCGAACAACGCACTGAGCGGTTGGAAAAAGAACGAGCTGAACGGTTGAAGCCTATTCCGATGCCTATACCCGAAAACGGATTGCCAAAACACTATAAAAATGGCTCATTGGTAACCGATACAGATAATCGTATAGGCTATTTGCGGGATATTGACGGACACCAACCCATGTTCCATCCTTTGGAACTGTCACCGAGCCAGCAAAAACAGGCATCGCTCTATATCGAAATACGTGATACCTATAATCATTTGTATAACAACGAAGCCGATACACTTAAAGAAAATCCGGCATTACGGCAGATGCTTAATCGCCTATACGATGATTTTACACAAAAATTCGGTAATCTGAACGATGCAAAGAATCTCGACCTTATCAAGATGGATGCCGCAGGGCGGGAAATACTCTCCTTAGAACGCTACCGGGAAGGTAAAGCGATCAAAGCTGATATTTTTGAACGTCCCGTAGCTTTTAACTCCGATGAGATTTCTAAAGTGGATAACGCATACGAAGCTCTTGTCTCCAGTCTCAATAAATACGGAACGGTAAATTTAGATCACATGGTCTCTCTGACAAATAATACGCAAGAGGGCATACTTGATGAGCTGAAAGGGAAGATCTATTTCAATCCGCTTGTCGGGGGTTATGAGGTTGCAGACAAGTTTGTATCGGGTAACGTTATTTCAAAAGTTGACGAAGTCCAAAACTTTATCGACCGCAATCCTGACCATGAAGCTGCCAGAGAATCTTTGACCGCTCTACAAGACGCTATACCCAAACCGATAGCTTTCGACGATCTGGATTTCAATTTCGGTGAACGGTGGATACCTTCGGGTATCTATGCTGCTTTTGCATCCTACCTTTTTGAAACGGATGTAAATATACATTATGCTCCCAGCAGAGATGAGTTCAGCATAAATTCTGATACTAAAAACGCCAAAATCAAAGACCAATATGCTGTTAAAGGGGAGAGCCGTACCTTCGATGGCATTGCCCTGATGCGTCATGCCTTGCACGACACCACTCCCGATATTACAAAAACAATTCGGGTAGACGGCAAAGAAACAAAGGTTCGTGATGGAGAAGCTATTCAGCTTGCCAATACCAAGATAGATGAGATGCGTAACGGCTTTTCGGACTGGCTCAGAGAACAAACTTCCGAATTTAAAGACAGGCTTGCAGACCTCTATAACCGCACGTTCAACTGTTTTGTACGACCCGAATACGATGGATCACACCAAACTTTTCCCGGACTCGACCTGAAAGGTTTGGGTATTCTCGACTTATACAAGAGCCAGAAAGATGCCATCTGGATGCTTAAATTGAACGGTGGCGGGATCATCGATCATGAGGTGGGCGGCGGTAAAACGCTGATTATGTGTTGTGGTGCAATGGAAATGAAGCGGCTCGGATTGGTGAATAAGCCCCTTATCACAGGTCTGAAAGCCAATGTTCACGAAATAGCACAGACCTTCTGTACGGCATACCCTGATGCAAAGGTACTCTATCCGGGTAAGGAGGATTTTACACCACAGAACCGCAATCGTATTTTCAACGAAATGAAAAACAACAATTGGGATGCGGTGATTTTAACACACGAGCAATTCGGGATGATACCCCAATCTCCGGAGATACAACGAAGCATCTTACAGGCTGAACTTGATAGTGTAGAAGAAAACCTCGATGTGCTGCGTTCGCAGGGCAAAGAGGTTTCGAGAGGGATGCTGAAAGGTTGTGAGAAACGTAAAGCCAATCTCGAAACTAAATTGGAAGGAATAGCTCACCAGATCGAAAACCGTAAGGACAATATGTCTGATTTTCGGATGATCGGTATAGACCACTTGTTCGTAGACGAATCTCACAAATTTAAGAACCTGACTTTTACCACCCGACACGACCGTGTAGCAGGCTTAGGAAATACCGAAGGTAGTCAACGGGCACTCAATATGCTTTTTGCTTTGCGTACCATACAAGAACGCACAGGTAAGGACTTAGGAGCTACTTATTCGTCGGGAACAACAATATCCAACTCACTAACAGAACTATATCTGTTATTCAAATACCTGCGTCCCAAAGAACTGGAAAGGCAGGGTATTAATACTTTCGACGCTTGGGCAGCTATCTTTGCCAAGAAAACAAAAGACTACGAGTTCTCGGTAACTAATCAGATTGTGCAGAAAGAACGTTTCCGCTATTTTATCAAAGTGCCGGAACTGGCTTCTTTTTATTCCGAAATTACCGATTACCGTACCGCACAGGATATCGGTATAGACCGTCCCGATAAAAATGAGATTCTACACAATATACCACCCACACCTGACCAGCAGGAATTTATCGGTAAACTGATGGAGTTCGCCAAAACAGGCGATGCCACTCTTTTGGGACGAGAACCACTTTCGGAACGGGAAGAAAAAGCAAAAATGCTGATAGCGACCGATTATGCCCGTAAGATGTCGCTTGATATGCGGATGATCGACCCCGATACATATGGCGACCATGTGGACAACAAAGCCAGTCATTGTGCGGCATCCATAGCTGACTATTACAAAAAATATGATGCTCAAAAGGGTACTCAGTTCGTTTTCTCGGACTTGGGTACATACAAGCCCGGACAGTGGAGCCCTTATACAGAGATAAAACGCAAATTGGTGGAGGATTACGGCATCCCTGCATCCGAAGTGAGATTTATTCAGGAAGCCGGTAGCGAGAAAGCACGTAAAGCCATGATCAAGGATATGAACGAAGGAAAAATCCGTGTGATGTTCGGCTCTACCGAGATGTTGGGGACAGGCGTGAACGCTCAGAAACGGGCAGTAGCCATCCATCATTTGGACGCACCGTGGCGTCCGTCTGATCTGGAACAGCGCGACGGACGGGCAATACGCAAAGGCAATGAGATTGCGAAACTGTATGCTGATAATAAGGTAGATGTGAAGATTTATGCCGTGGAAAAATCACTCGATGCATATAAATTTGGTTTGCTACACAACAAACAGCTATTTATCAAACAGCTTAAAAACAATAATTTGGGTACTCGAACCATTGACGAGGGCAGTCTGGATGAGAAAAGCGGTATGAACTTTTCTGAATATGTGGCTATCCTGTCAGGGAATACTGAATTGCTGGAAAAAGCAAGGATAGAAAAGAGGATAGCTGCTTTAGAAAGTGAAAGGCAGGCTTTTGTTCGTGGAAAATCATCGAGCCGATACAAATTAGAAAATATCATGCAGACCGTAGAATCCAATAAAGGATATGTTGATCGCATTTCCAAAGATGTGGAAGCCTTCAATAGCAAGGTACAGATTGCTCCTGATGGGACACGGCTCAATCCTGTAAAATTGGATGGTTTTCAAGCTACTGATCCGATTGCTATCGGAAAGAAGTTGAACGAAATATCGGACAAAGCACGTACACATGGAGCTCACGAGAAAATCGGTTCGTTATATGGATTTGATTTATTGGTAAAATCAGAGACTACCAATAAAGACGGCTATGATTTGGTACAAAACCGTTTTTTTGTGCGTGGAGAGGGACAGATACTCTACAACTATAATTACGGGAGTTTGGCGGCAGATCCTAAAACTGCTTCGCTAAATTTTCTGAATGCACTCGACAGTATGCCCAAACTTTTGGAGAAGTACCAGACAGACACCGATAAACGGATGCTGGACGTACCTGTTCTCAGGCAGGTAGTGGAAAGCATATGGTCGAAAGAGAATGATTTGAAGGACTTAAAAACGGAACTCACAGCTTTGGAACGTAAGATAGAGTTATCATTAAAGCCTATTGAGCAAAGCGAAGGACAAGAAAACACTTCAGAAAAGAATCAGGCTCAATCTCAGAATAGCCCAAAATCGGCAGTGGTTCAAGATACTCCTATGCCCAATACTTTGCAAGGAGTGAAAGAGGTTATGGGAGATAGATTTGTTATTGCATCGGTGGGTAGTAGTCCTCCAAAAGAAGAAAAAAGAGGTCTGAAGCTCT
- a CDS encoding DUF1896 family protein encodes MATKSNTSAVELSYFRLSLLSYLQDTHPDKATDYDFIAARGDAAAEAYSQAIKSGHTHDEAEVISSQVLYEGLHFSTYRTLVTILWEEFFKEVNPTGAEGIAIELLSRLTDTIQKYTFSDDFADTPQYNQFYTELTGEIQILLENGL; translated from the coding sequence ATGGCAACAAAATCAAATACATCAGCCGTAGAATTATCCTATTTCCGGCTATCCCTATTATCCTACTTACAAGATACCCATCCTGATAAAGCAACCGACTATGACTTTATTGCTGCCCGCGGTGATGCCGCAGCAGAGGCGTATAGCCAAGCCATAAAATCAGGTCATACCCACGACGAAGCGGAAGTCATCTCTTCGCAAGTCTTATATGAAGGCTTGCATTTCTCTACCTACCGAACTCTTGTAACTATCCTTTGGGAAGAATTTTTCAAAGAAGTAAATCCGACTGGGGCCGAAGGCATAGCCATAGAGTTATTGTCTCGACTTACCGATACGATTCAAAAATACACCTTCTCTGATGATTTTGCCGATACACCACAGTACAATCAGTTTTACACGGAACTGACAGGCGAAATACAAATCCTGCTCGAAAATGGCTTATAA
- a CDS encoding GNAT family N-acetyltransferase has product MSLPDVRIDNLKESEYEEAATILVDAFESNLAYASIFVNKYRLRDGLFWLFKTNLFLINRRQSVTKVVRMKNSMEIIGVFSLLPPNGIKSELRDYFKIGIPRFIISFGFSALRTMLKMDALNKQLLTNAIGANEYYYLSMVAIKANYQGSGIGSYMIDNCLQKLRSINRICHIVGLTTQLSENVIFYTRLGFQKLDEGEIQLKKGCYYNYNMKLDL; this is encoded by the coding sequence ATGTCATTACCTGATGTCCGAATAGATAACTTGAAAGAATCTGAATATGAAGAAGCAGCTACTATTTTAGTAGATGCTTTTGAATCGAATCTCGCTTATGCTTCAATCTTCGTTAATAAGTATAGATTGCGAGACGGATTGTTTTGGTTATTCAAGACCAATCTATTTCTAATAAACAGAAGACAGTCTGTGACAAAAGTCGTTAGAATGAAAAACTCAATGGAAATAATAGGAGTATTCAGCTTATTACCTCCCAATGGAATAAAATCGGAACTTCGCGATTATTTCAAGATCGGAATACCTCGATTTATTATCAGTTTTGGATTCTCGGCTTTACGCACAATGCTTAAGATGGATGCTCTTAACAAACAGCTTCTAACCAATGCCATCGGAGCCAATGAATATTATTATTTATCAATGGTTGCCATAAAAGCAAACTATCAGGGCTCAGGGATTGGTTCTTATATGATCGACAATTGCTTGCAAAAATTGAGATCTATAAATCGAATATGCCATATTGTTGGTTTAACAACCCAACTTTCGGAAAACGTCATTTTTTATACCCGATTAGGATTCCAAAAATTGGATGAGGGTGAAATTCAACTGAAGAAGGGCTGTTATTACAATTATAATATGAAATTGGATCTATAG
- a CDS encoding type IA DNA topoisomerase: MKIIIAEKPSVAKSIAAIIGANNKKDGYMEGNGYAVTWAFGHLVGLAMPEHYGIAGFQKENLPILPQEFKLLPRQVKEGKEYKNDPGVMKQLKVIKELFSQADGVINCADAGREGELIFRYIYQYIGCTLPFERLWISSLTDRAIKDGFKTLRPGADYDNLYASAKARSQADWLVGINSSQALSISAGYGVWSLGRVQTPTLAIICSRYLENKDFKPQTYFRLKLHTAKESTTFAVHSTDKYDSRTHIEEVTAKVKAIGAIEVTGVEHKEVKQEPPLLYDLTTLQKEANSKHGFSADKTLTIAQSLYEAKKISYPRTGSRYISEDVLEEIPHLIATLRSHAYFRDYIDGRFDTKLNTRSVNDAKVTDHHALIITEESASNLSKDEQLIYDMVAGRMLEAFGEPCIKENTTVSFDADGVHFSCKGSVTLVPGWRAVFEAKDESNDEEDSIALPALLEGDKLSVRDCEIQEKQTKPRPLHTEASLLSSMESAGKEVEDEQQREAMKECGIGTPATRASIIETLFSREYIIREKKSLVPTNKGLVVYLAVKDKKIADVAMTGQWEEALNKIALGKMDAATFHKGIEVYASQITTELLSTTIERTDNRNTCSCPKCKNGQMVFYPKVVKCKDESCGLTVFRTIAKKELTDGQLTDLIMNGKTSLIKGFVSSKTGSTFDAVIKLDADYKTVFEFPPRKGDSKKKRSK; this comes from the coding sequence ATGAAAATAATAATAGCAGAAAAACCATCTGTGGCTAAGAGTATAGCAGCCATAATTGGAGCGAATAATAAGAAAGACGGCTATATGGAAGGTAACGGATATGCCGTTACGTGGGCATTCGGGCATCTGGTAGGACTAGCCATGCCGGAGCATTACGGTATTGCAGGATTTCAGAAAGAGAACCTACCGATACTTCCACAAGAATTTAAACTATTGCCCCGACAAGTCAAAGAGGGCAAAGAATATAAGAACGATCCCGGCGTGATGAAACAACTCAAAGTAATCAAGGAGTTATTTTCTCAGGCTGATGGAGTTATTAATTGTGCTGATGCCGGACGTGAAGGGGAACTCATATTCCGCTATATATACCAATATATAGGATGCACCCTTCCGTTCGAAAGACTTTGGATCAGTTCTCTTACCGACAGAGCCATCAAAGATGGTTTCAAAACGCTTCGTCCCGGAGCAGATTATGACAATCTGTATGCTTCTGCCAAAGCCCGAAGTCAGGCAGACTGGCTCGTCGGAATCAATAGCAGTCAGGCACTTTCGATCTCCGCAGGTTATGGTGTTTGGTCACTCGGAAGAGTACAGACCCCGACACTGGCGATTATTTGTAGCAGATATTTGGAAAACAAAGATTTTAAACCACAAACTTATTTTCGTTTGAAACTCCATACTGCTAAGGAATCTACAACATTTGCTGTTCATTCGACAGATAAATACGACAGTCGAACCCATATCGAAGAAGTTACGGCAAAGGTCAAAGCTATTGGAGCAATAGAGGTTACAGGGGTAGAACATAAAGAAGTTAAGCAAGAACCACCATTATTGTATGACCTGACTACGCTTCAAAAGGAAGCCAACAGCAAACATGGTTTTTCAGCAGATAAAACCCTGACGATAGCTCAAAGTCTGTATGAAGCTAAGAAAATTTCCTATCCCCGAACAGGTAGCCGTTATATTTCCGAAGATGTACTGGAGGAAATACCGCACCTGATCGCTACACTTCGCTCGCATGCTTATTTTAGAGATTATATCGATGGACGATTTGATACCAAGCTCAATACCCGTTCGGTCAATGATGCAAAAGTTACCGACCATCATGCCCTCATTATTACAGAAGAATCTGCAAGCAATCTATCCAAAGATGAACAACTTATCTACGATATGGTTGCCGGACGTATGTTGGAAGCCTTTGGCGAACCATGCATCAAAGAGAACACCACCGTATCATTTGATGCCGATGGCGTACACTTTTCATGCAAAGGAAGTGTTACACTCGTCCCCGGCTGGAGAGCGGTATTTGAAGCTAAAGACGAGTCAAACGATGAAGAGGATTCTATTGCTTTACCTGCTCTTTTGGAAGGAGATAAGCTTTCTGTTCGTGATTGCGAGATTCAGGAAAAGCAAACCAAACCTCGTCCACTGCACACCGAAGCTAGCTTATTGAGTTCGATGGAGTCAGCAGGCAAAGAAGTAGAGGATGAACAACAGCGTGAAGCGATGAAAGAATGTGGTATCGGTACACCTGCTACCCGTGCATCCATTATCGAAACACTCTTCTCCCGTGAGTATATTATCCGAGAGAAAAAGTCTCTAGTCCCCACCAATAAAGGATTGGTGGTTTATCTGGCGGTCAAGGATAAGAAAATTGCCGATGTCGCTATGACAGGGCAATGGGAAGAAGCCCTCAATAAAATTGCTTTGGGTAAGATGGATGCCGCTACATTTCATAAAGGAATAGAAGTTTATGCTTCACAGATCACTACGGAGCTGCTTTCTACCACTATCGAACGCACGGATAACCGTAATACCTGTTCCTGCCCCAAGTGTAAGAACGGGCAGATGGTATTTTACCCGAAGGTCGTAAAATGCAAAGATGAAAGTTGTGGACTGACAGTATTCCGTACCATTGCTAAAAAAGAACTGACAGACGGACAACTTACTGATCTTATTATGAATGGCAAAACCTCATTGATAAAAGGTTTCGTAAGTTCCAAGACCGGAAGTACATTCGATGCAGTTATCAAACTCGATGCGGATTACAAAACAGTTTTTGAGTTCCCGCCACGCAAAGGTGACAGCAAGAAGAAGCGATCGAAGTAG
- a CDS encoding DUF3945 domain-containing protein, producing MDQNKVKSEEPKVLLTQGEDGKLKVITGEQDGKLKTVEPTKENADKFLKVDTNSNFLENFFKKMSAQFNHPSHTGVYAVGMSAVDKIAAFLDKLIRIDHTDKALDPYRLKFDGKVKIHIELTGKFQPLDLNKIDWKESEKLGLSGEKLQDALKAMVYGHKSPGLVDIKPTIDGNEFPMQARLSLEPQKDGSIKLVTHPKQEQPDFDKPFMGVVFTEQDKEQLQKTGHGARVFELEVNGEKIPSVISLDKLTNRLEAVPLSEINIPQTLKNAPLSPEQQQGLKEGKAVWVEGMDKKVKPGEEPQKIDRFVQFNAVNKNFDFKFSDEQRQQHNQQRQAKQGEGQEKPLPKARKMDEVWVYSKQGGVQLSKEEFTKLCNKEPIFIEGMQSRPKQPQPDASGSQKVEATDQKGQKYNAWVWIDEDKGKVRHTSKHPDQIRAIEAKQAAKDSQKVIPAAESKTQVAVNNEGKTNEATKHSKEPLKQGQTQPTTKQVEKNEQKQQEQKQSPAAPKKSKGRKM from the coding sequence ATGGATCAAAACAAAGTAAAATCCGAAGAGCCTAAAGTCTTACTGACCCAAGGCGAAGATGGCAAGCTCAAAGTCATCACAGGGGAACAGGACGGTAAACTCAAGACCGTTGAACCCACCAAAGAAAATGCCGACAAGTTCTTGAAGGTTGACACCAACAGCAACTTTCTGGAAAACTTCTTCAAAAAGATGTCAGCACAGTTCAATCATCCCTCACACACCGGTGTTTATGCCGTCGGGATGTCCGCCGTAGATAAAATAGCGGCTTTTCTCGATAAACTTATCCGCATCGACCACACCGACAAAGCCCTCGATCCGTATCGCCTTAAATTTGATGGTAAGGTAAAGATACATATTGAGCTTACAGGCAAGTTCCAGCCTTTGGATCTCAATAAGATCGATTGGAAAGAAAGTGAAAAGCTGGGACTCTCTGGTGAGAAATTGCAAGATGCCCTCAAAGCAATGGTCTATGGACACAAGTCTCCCGGTCTGGTCGACATCAAACCTACCATTGACGGAAATGAGTTTCCGATGCAAGCTCGTTTGTCATTGGAACCACAGAAAGATGGCAGTATCAAGTTGGTGACGCACCCCAAGCAGGAGCAGCCCGATTTTGACAAACCTTTTATGGGTGTGGTCTTTACCGAACAGGATAAAGAACAACTCCAAAAAACAGGGCATGGGGCACGTGTATTTGAGCTTGAGGTCAATGGAGAGAAAATACCTTCTGTTATCTCGCTTGACAAACTAACGAACCGCCTTGAAGCTGTACCACTCTCCGAAATTAATATTCCGCAGACCTTGAAGAATGCCCCTCTTTCTCCCGAACAACAGCAGGGCTTGAAAGAAGGCAAAGCCGTATGGGTTGAAGGAATGGATAAAAAGGTAAAGCCGGGAGAAGAACCTCAGAAGATTGACCGCTTTGTACAATTCAATGCTGTCAATAAAAACTTCGATTTTAAATTTAGCGACGAACAACGCCAGCAACATAATCAGCAGCGACAAGCTAAACAGGGAGAAGGGCAAGAAAAACCACTTCCCAAAGCCCGTAAGATGGATGAGGTCTGGGTTTATTCTAAACAAGGAGGTGTACAACTTAGTAAAGAAGAGTTTACTAAGCTCTGCAACAAAGAGCCGATTTTTATTGAAGGTATGCAATCCCGTCCCAAACAACCACAACCCGATGCTTCGGGATCACAAAAAGTAGAAGCTACCGATCAGAAAGGGCAGAAGTACAATGCATGGGTATGGATTGATGAAGACAAGGGCAAAGTTCGCCACACCTCTAAACATCCCGACCAGATACGAGCCATCGAAGCAAAACAAGCGGCAAAAGATTCTCAGAAAGTTATTCCTGCTGCCGAGAGTAAAACACAGGTGGCTGTCAATAACGAAGGTAAGACCAACGAAGCGACTAAACATTCTAAGGAGCCGCTAAAGCAAGGTCAGACACAGCCCACCACCAAACAAGTCGAGAAGAACGAGCAGAAACAACAGGAACAAAAACAATCTCCTGCTGCCCCCAAGAAAAGCAAAGGACGTAAGATGTAG